In Primulina eburnea isolate SZY01 chromosome 3, ASM2296580v1, whole genome shotgun sequence, one DNA window encodes the following:
- the LOC140826213 gene encoding cold-responsive protein kinase 1 isoform X3 has translation MFLTLHMRSHFGFLFASAWSGVNVNNVRLFSYNSLRSATRNFHPSNKIGRGGFGEVYKGVLRDGTEAAIKTLSANSKQGCSEFLTEIQMISKVQHPNLVQLIGCCIEGPYRILVYEYLENNSLATALLGNNQHFVFLEIRQSLCQYIYIRLLSLYISGSKGKLVELDWSKRAEICMGTASALAFLHEDAVPRIVHRDIKASNILLDENFLPKIGDFGLAKLFPDNVTHVSTRVAGTMGYLAPEYALLQQLTKKADVYSFGVLILEIISGRSSSRAAFGQELLLLLEWTWKLLNEDRLEEIVDPDLVDYPKNEVLRFAKVALFCTQAASHQRPDMKQVVRMLSTEVKINDKLLSEPGLYKTRSSSTRSNDGCTETSSSRRKNGKQSATPCMTYIQHPTTQMLPR, from the exons ATGTTTTTAACCTTACATATGCGCTCACACTTTGGATTTTTGTTTGCTTCTGCATGGTCAGGTGTTAATGTAAACAATGTGAGGCTGTTTTCTTATAATTCATTGAGATCAGCTACAAGGAACTTTCATCCTTCGAACAAAATCGGTCGCGGCGGATTTGGTGAGGTCTATAAG GGAGTTCTGAGGGACGGGACCGAAGCTGCAATCAAGACTCTTTCTGCTAATTCTAAGCAAGGGTGCAGTGAATTCTTGACAGAGATTCAAATGATATCGAAAGTCCAACACCCGAACCTAGTGCAGCTCATTGGTTGTTGCATCGAGGGTCCCTATAGAATCTTGGTGTACGAGTATTTGGAGAACAACAGTCTAGCCACTGCCTTACTCGGTAATAATCAGCACTTTGTATTCCTTGAAATTCGGCAAAGTTTATGTCAGTATATATACATCAGATTACTGTCACTATATATCTCAGGCTCGAAAGGTAAACTTGTTGAACTTGATTGGTCGAAGAGGGCAGAAATCTGTATGGGTACGGCTTCCGCCCTTGCGTTTCTTCACGAGGATGCTGTGCCCCGTATTGTCCATCGAGACATAAAAGCTAGCAACATTCTCCTCGATGAGAATTTCCTCCCTAAAATTGGTGATTTCGGGTTGGCAAAACTGTTTCCGGACAATGTCACCCATGTCAGCACACGAGTAGCTGGAACAAT GGGTTATCTAGCTCCTGAATATGCATTGTTACAGCAACTCACAAAGAAGGCAGATGTGTATAGTTTTGGGGTGCTCATACTCGAAATCATTAGTGGAAGAAGTAGCAGTCGAGCTGCTTTTGGGCAGGAGTTGTTGCTTCTTCTTGAATGG ACTTGGAAACTGTTGAATGAAGATAGGCTTGAAGAAATTGTTGATCCGGACTTGGTAGATTATCCTAAGAATGAAGTATTACGGTTCGCCAAAGTCGCACTCTTCTGCACTCAGGCAGCTTCTCACCAGAGACCGGACATGAAACAAGTGGTGAGAATGCTATCAACTGAAGTGAAAATCAACGACAAGTTGTTATCTGAACCGGGATTGTACAAAACTCGTTCATCTTCCACGAGATCGAATGATGGTTGTACCGAGACATCGTCTTCTCGGAGGAAGAATGGCAAACAGTCTGCAACACCTTGCATGACTTACATTCAACACCCTACTACACAGATGCTTCCCAGATGA
- the LOC140826213 gene encoding cold-responsive protein kinase 1 isoform X2, giving the protein MLGIMPICFVFLHFDSSLIQPGVNVNNVRLFSYNSLRSATRNFHPSNKIGRGGFGEVYKGVLRDGTEAAIKTLSANSKQGCSEFLTEIQMISKVQHPNLVQLIGCCIEGPYRILVYEYLENNSLATALLGNNQHFVFLEIRQSLCQYIYIRLLSLYISGSKGKLVELDWSKRAEICMGTASALAFLHEDAVPRIVHRDIKASNILLDENFLPKIGDFGLAKLFPDNVTHVSTRVAGTMGYLAPEYALLQQLTKKADVYSFGVLILEIISGRSSSRAAFGQELLLLLEWTWKLLNEDRLEEIVDPDLVDYPKNEVLRFAKVALFCTQAASHQRPDMKQVVRMLSTEVKINDKLLSEPGLYKTRSSSTRSNDGCTETSSSRRKNGKQSATPCMTYIQHPTTQMLPR; this is encoded by the exons ATGTTGGGAATTATGCCCATTTGTTTCGTGTTTCTTCATTTTGACAGCAGTTTGATTCAGCCTG GTGTTAATGTAAACAATGTGAGGCTGTTTTCTTATAATTCATTGAGATCAGCTACAAGGAACTTTCATCCTTCGAACAAAATCGGTCGCGGCGGATTTGGTGAGGTCTATAAG GGAGTTCTGAGGGACGGGACCGAAGCTGCAATCAAGACTCTTTCTGCTAATTCTAAGCAAGGGTGCAGTGAATTCTTGACAGAGATTCAAATGATATCGAAAGTCCAACACCCGAACCTAGTGCAGCTCATTGGTTGTTGCATCGAGGGTCCCTATAGAATCTTGGTGTACGAGTATTTGGAGAACAACAGTCTAGCCACTGCCTTACTCGGTAATAATCAGCACTTTGTATTCCTTGAAATTCGGCAAAGTTTATGTCAGTATATATACATCAGATTACTGTCACTATATATCTCAGGCTCGAAAGGTAAACTTGTTGAACTTGATTGGTCGAAGAGGGCAGAAATCTGTATGGGTACGGCTTCCGCCCTTGCGTTTCTTCACGAGGATGCTGTGCCCCGTATTGTCCATCGAGACATAAAAGCTAGCAACATTCTCCTCGATGAGAATTTCCTCCCTAAAATTGGTGATTTCGGGTTGGCAAAACTGTTTCCGGACAATGTCACCCATGTCAGCACACGAGTAGCTGGAACAAT GGGTTATCTAGCTCCTGAATATGCATTGTTACAGCAACTCACAAAGAAGGCAGATGTGTATAGTTTTGGGGTGCTCATACTCGAAATCATTAGTGGAAGAAGTAGCAGTCGAGCTGCTTTTGGGCAGGAGTTGTTGCTTCTTCTTGAATGG ACTTGGAAACTGTTGAATGAAGATAGGCTTGAAGAAATTGTTGATCCGGACTTGGTAGATTATCCTAAGAATGAAGTATTACGGTTCGCCAAAGTCGCACTCTTCTGCACTCAGGCAGCTTCTCACCAGAGACCGGACATGAAACAAGTGGTGAGAATGCTATCAACTGAAGTGAAAATCAACGACAAGTTGTTATCTGAACCGGGATTGTACAAAACTCGTTCATCTTCCACGAGATCGAATGATGGTTGTACCGAGACATCGTCTTCTCGGAGGAAGAATGGCAAACAGTCTGCAACACCTTGCATGACTTACATTCAACACCCTACTACACAGATGCTTCCCAGATGA
- the LOC140826213 gene encoding cold-responsive protein kinase 1 isoform X4 yields the protein MGFSSCSGLFGSCKENAVTEAQGVNVNNVRLFSYNSLRSATRNFHPSNKIGRGGFGEVYKGVLRDGTEAAIKTLSANSKQGCSEFLTEIQMISKVQHPNLVQLIGCCIEGPYRILVYEYLENNSLATALLGSKGKLVELDWSKRAEICMGTASALAFLHEDAVPRIVHRDIKASNILLDENFLPKIGDFGLAKLFPDNVTHVSTRVAGTMGYLAPEYALLQQLTKKADVYSFGVLILEIISGRSSSRAAFGQELLLLLEWTWKLLNEDRLEEIVDPDLVDYPKNEVLRFAKVALFCTQAASHQRPDMKQVVRMLSTEVKINDKLLSEPGLYKTRSSSTRSNDGCTETSSSRRKNGKQSATPCMTYIQHPTTQMLPR from the exons ATGGGTTTTTCGAGTTGCTCTGGTTTATTTGGTTCCTGCAAAGAAAATGCTGTGACGGAGGCTCAAG GTGTTAATGTAAACAATGTGAGGCTGTTTTCTTATAATTCATTGAGATCAGCTACAAGGAACTTTCATCCTTCGAACAAAATCGGTCGCGGCGGATTTGGTGAGGTCTATAAG GGAGTTCTGAGGGACGGGACCGAAGCTGCAATCAAGACTCTTTCTGCTAATTCTAAGCAAGGGTGCAGTGAATTCTTGACAGAGATTCAAATGATATCGAAAGTCCAACACCCGAACCTAGTGCAGCTCATTGGTTGTTGCATCGAGGGTCCCTATAGAATCTTGGTGTACGAGTATTTGGAGAACAACAGTCTAGCCACTGCCTTACTCG GCTCGAAAGGTAAACTTGTTGAACTTGATTGGTCGAAGAGGGCAGAAATCTGTATGGGTACGGCTTCCGCCCTTGCGTTTCTTCACGAGGATGCTGTGCCCCGTATTGTCCATCGAGACATAAAAGCTAGCAACATTCTCCTCGATGAGAATTTCCTCCCTAAAATTGGTGATTTCGGGTTGGCAAAACTGTTTCCGGACAATGTCACCCATGTCAGCACACGAGTAGCTGGAACAAT GGGTTATCTAGCTCCTGAATATGCATTGTTACAGCAACTCACAAAGAAGGCAGATGTGTATAGTTTTGGGGTGCTCATACTCGAAATCATTAGTGGAAGAAGTAGCAGTCGAGCTGCTTTTGGGCAGGAGTTGTTGCTTCTTCTTGAATGG ACTTGGAAACTGTTGAATGAAGATAGGCTTGAAGAAATTGTTGATCCGGACTTGGTAGATTATCCTAAGAATGAAGTATTACGGTTCGCCAAAGTCGCACTCTTCTGCACTCAGGCAGCTTCTCACCAGAGACCGGACATGAAACAAGTGGTGAGAATGCTATCAACTGAAGTGAAAATCAACGACAAGTTGTTATCTGAACCGGGATTGTACAAAACTCGTTCATCTTCCACGAGATCGAATGATGGTTGTACCGAGACATCGTCTTCTCGGAGGAAGAATGGCAAACAGTCTGCAACACCTTGCATGACTTACATTCAACACCCTACTACACAGATGCTTCCCAGATGA
- the LOC140826213 gene encoding cold-responsive protein kinase 1 isoform X1: protein MGFSSCSGLFGSCKENAVTEAQGVNVNNVRLFSYNSLRSATRNFHPSNKIGRGGFGEVYKGVLRDGTEAAIKTLSANSKQGCSEFLTEIQMISKVQHPNLVQLIGCCIEGPYRILVYEYLENNSLATALLGNNQHFVFLEIRQSLCQYIYIRLLSLYISGSKGKLVELDWSKRAEICMGTASALAFLHEDAVPRIVHRDIKASNILLDENFLPKIGDFGLAKLFPDNVTHVSTRVAGTMGYLAPEYALLQQLTKKADVYSFGVLILEIISGRSSSRAAFGQELLLLLEWTWKLLNEDRLEEIVDPDLVDYPKNEVLRFAKVALFCTQAASHQRPDMKQVVRMLSTEVKINDKLLSEPGLYKTRSSSTRSNDGCTETSSSRRKNGKQSATPCMTYIQHPTTQMLPR, encoded by the exons ATGGGTTTTTCGAGTTGCTCTGGTTTATTTGGTTCCTGCAAAGAAAATGCTGTGACGGAGGCTCAAG GTGTTAATGTAAACAATGTGAGGCTGTTTTCTTATAATTCATTGAGATCAGCTACAAGGAACTTTCATCCTTCGAACAAAATCGGTCGCGGCGGATTTGGTGAGGTCTATAAG GGAGTTCTGAGGGACGGGACCGAAGCTGCAATCAAGACTCTTTCTGCTAATTCTAAGCAAGGGTGCAGTGAATTCTTGACAGAGATTCAAATGATATCGAAAGTCCAACACCCGAACCTAGTGCAGCTCATTGGTTGTTGCATCGAGGGTCCCTATAGAATCTTGGTGTACGAGTATTTGGAGAACAACAGTCTAGCCACTGCCTTACTCGGTAATAATCAGCACTTTGTATTCCTTGAAATTCGGCAAAGTTTATGTCAGTATATATACATCAGATTACTGTCACTATATATCTCAGGCTCGAAAGGTAAACTTGTTGAACTTGATTGGTCGAAGAGGGCAGAAATCTGTATGGGTACGGCTTCCGCCCTTGCGTTTCTTCACGAGGATGCTGTGCCCCGTATTGTCCATCGAGACATAAAAGCTAGCAACATTCTCCTCGATGAGAATTTCCTCCCTAAAATTGGTGATTTCGGGTTGGCAAAACTGTTTCCGGACAATGTCACCCATGTCAGCACACGAGTAGCTGGAACAAT GGGTTATCTAGCTCCTGAATATGCATTGTTACAGCAACTCACAAAGAAGGCAGATGTGTATAGTTTTGGGGTGCTCATACTCGAAATCATTAGTGGAAGAAGTAGCAGTCGAGCTGCTTTTGGGCAGGAGTTGTTGCTTCTTCTTGAATGG ACTTGGAAACTGTTGAATGAAGATAGGCTTGAAGAAATTGTTGATCCGGACTTGGTAGATTATCCTAAGAATGAAGTATTACGGTTCGCCAAAGTCGCACTCTTCTGCACTCAGGCAGCTTCTCACCAGAGACCGGACATGAAACAAGTGGTGAGAATGCTATCAACTGAAGTGAAAATCAACGACAAGTTGTTATCTGAACCGGGATTGTACAAAACTCGTTCATCTTCCACGAGATCGAATGATGGTTGTACCGAGACATCGTCTTCTCGGAGGAAGAATGGCAAACAGTCTGCAACACCTTGCATGACTTACATTCAACACCCTACTACACAGATGCTTCCCAGATGA
- the LOC140826213 gene encoding cold-responsive protein kinase 1 isoform X5 gives MISKVQHPNLVQLIGCCIEGPYRILVYEYLENNSLATALLGNNQHFVFLEIRQSLCQYIYIRLLSLYISGSKGKLVELDWSKRAEICMGTASALAFLHEDAVPRIVHRDIKASNILLDENFLPKIGDFGLAKLFPDNVTHVSTRVAGTMGYLAPEYALLQQLTKKADVYSFGVLILEIISGRSSSRAAFGQELLLLLEWTWKLLNEDRLEEIVDPDLVDYPKNEVLRFAKVALFCTQAASHQRPDMKQVVRMLSTEVKINDKLLSEPGLYKTRSSSTRSNDGCTETSSSRRKNGKQSATPCMTYIQHPTTQMLPR, from the exons ATGATATCGAAAGTCCAACACCCGAACCTAGTGCAGCTCATTGGTTGTTGCATCGAGGGTCCCTATAGAATCTTGGTGTACGAGTATTTGGAGAACAACAGTCTAGCCACTGCCTTACTCGGTAATAATCAGCACTTTGTATTCCTTGAAATTCGGCAAAGTTTATGTCAGTATATATACATCAGATTACTGTCACTATATATCTCAGGCTCGAAAGGTAAACTTGTTGAACTTGATTGGTCGAAGAGGGCAGAAATCTGTATGGGTACGGCTTCCGCCCTTGCGTTTCTTCACGAGGATGCTGTGCCCCGTATTGTCCATCGAGACATAAAAGCTAGCAACATTCTCCTCGATGAGAATTTCCTCCCTAAAATTGGTGATTTCGGGTTGGCAAAACTGTTTCCGGACAATGTCACCCATGTCAGCACACGAGTAGCTGGAACAAT GGGTTATCTAGCTCCTGAATATGCATTGTTACAGCAACTCACAAAGAAGGCAGATGTGTATAGTTTTGGGGTGCTCATACTCGAAATCATTAGTGGAAGAAGTAGCAGTCGAGCTGCTTTTGGGCAGGAGTTGTTGCTTCTTCTTGAATGG ACTTGGAAACTGTTGAATGAAGATAGGCTTGAAGAAATTGTTGATCCGGACTTGGTAGATTATCCTAAGAATGAAGTATTACGGTTCGCCAAAGTCGCACTCTTCTGCACTCAGGCAGCTTCTCACCAGAGACCGGACATGAAACAAGTGGTGAGAATGCTATCAACTGAAGTGAAAATCAACGACAAGTTGTTATCTGAACCGGGATTGTACAAAACTCGTTCATCTTCCACGAGATCGAATGATGGTTGTACCGAGACATCGTCTTCTCGGAGGAAGAATGGCAAACAGTCTGCAACACCTTGCATGACTTACATTCAACACCCTACTACACAGATGCTTCCCAGATGA